One window from the genome of Deltaproteobacteria bacterium encodes:
- the rplQ gene encoding 50S ribosomal protein L17, with protein sequence MHHNKGGKKLGRTGTHRRAMFRNLSTELFRHERIETTLGKAKALRPIAEKLITLAKRGDLHARRLAGAQIQDAETLKKLFNDIGERYQDRPGGYLRILKLENRIGDNAAMARIELVEGGPVVKKAAPAAEAAAE encoded by the coding sequence ATGCATCATAATAAAGGTGGAAAAAAACTGGGCCGTACGGGTACACACCGTCGGGCGATGTTTAGAAACCTCTCAACCGAACTATTTCGTCATGAGAGAATCGAAACTACTCTGGGCAAAGCAAAAGCGCTTCGTCCGATAGCTGAAAAACTCATCACATTGGCGAAGCGCGGCGATTTGCACGCACGTCGGTTGGCCGGTGCTCAGATTCAGGATGCTGAAACGCTCAAGAAGCTGTTCAACGATATCGGTGAACGATATCAGGACCGTCCAGGCGGGTACTTGCGTATCCTCAAGCTTGAGAACAGAATTGGCGATAACGCTGCTATGGCTCGCATTGAGCTCGTAGAAGGCGGACCTGTGGTCAAGAAAGCAGCTCCTGCTGCAGAGGCGGCTGCTGAGTAA